The Aptenodytes patagonicus chromosome 10, bAptPat1.pri.cur, whole genome shotgun sequence genome includes a region encoding these proteins:
- the SEC11A gene encoding signal peptidase complex catalytic subunit SEC11A isoform X1, which translates to MLSLDFLDDVRRMNKRQLYYQVLNFGMIVSSALMIWKGLMVVTGSESPIVVVLSGSMEPAFHRGDLLFLTNRIEDPIRVGEIVVFRIEGREIPIVHRVLKIHEKQNGDIKFLTKGDNNAVDDRGLYKRGQHWLEKKDVVGRARGFVPYIGIVTILMNDYPKFKYAVLFLLGLFVLVHRE; encoded by the exons ATGCTGTCGCTGGACTTTCTGGACGATGTGCGGCGCATGAACAAGCGGCAG ctgtacTACCAGGTGCTGAACTTCGGCATGATCGTCTCGTCCGCCCTCATGATCTGGAAGGGGCTGATGGTGGTGACGGGCAGCGAGAGCCCCATCGTGGTGGTGCTGAG tGGAAGCATGGAGCCTGCGTTTCACAGAGGAGATCTCCTGTTCCTCACGAACCGAATTGAAGATCCAATCAGAGTGGGAGAAATCGTGGTCTTTAGGATAGAAGGAAGGGAAATTCCTATAGTCCACCGCGTCCTGAAAATTCATGAGAA GCAAAACGGTGACATCAAATTTTTGACAAAGGGGGACAATAATGCCGTTGATGACAGAGGGCTGTACAAACGAGGGCAGCACTGGTTGGAGAAAAAGGACGTAGTAGGACGAGCGAGAGG ATTTGTGCCCTATATTGGAATAGTGACTATCTTAATGAATGATTATCCAAAATTTAAG TATGCAGTCCTCTTTTTACTGGGTTTATTTGTGCTGGTCCATCGAGAGTAG
- the SEC11A gene encoding signal peptidase complex catalytic subunit SEC11A isoform X2, which translates to MLSLDFLDDVRRMNKRQLYYQVLNFGMIVSSALMIWKGLMVVTGSESPIVVVLSGSMEPAFHRGDLLFLTNRIEDPIRVGEIVVFRIEGREIPIVHRVLKIHEKQNGDIKFLTKGDNNAVDDRGLYKRGQHWLEKKDVVGRARGMQSSFYWVYLCWSIESSLLH; encoded by the exons ATGCTGTCGCTGGACTTTCTGGACGATGTGCGGCGCATGAACAAGCGGCAG ctgtacTACCAGGTGCTGAACTTCGGCATGATCGTCTCGTCCGCCCTCATGATCTGGAAGGGGCTGATGGTGGTGACGGGCAGCGAGAGCCCCATCGTGGTGGTGCTGAG tGGAAGCATGGAGCCTGCGTTTCACAGAGGAGATCTCCTGTTCCTCACGAACCGAATTGAAGATCCAATCAGAGTGGGAGAAATCGTGGTCTTTAGGATAGAAGGAAGGGAAATTCCTATAGTCCACCGCGTCCTGAAAATTCATGAGAA GCAAAACGGTGACATCAAATTTTTGACAAAGGGGGACAATAATGCCGTTGATGACAGAGGGCTGTACAAACGAGGGCAGCACTGGTTGGAGAAAAAGGACGTAGTAGGACGAGCGAGAGG TATGCAGTCCTCTTTTTACTGGGTTTATTTGTGCTGGTCCATCGAGAGTAGCCTCTTGCACTGA